One window from the genome of Echinicola vietnamensis DSM 17526 encodes:
- a CDS encoding efflux RND transporter periplasmic adaptor subunit: MKNQLIYILALLMIASVFTGCGSKSADTAKETHENHAEGEGGHEGGESSHSEEEVGVVHLSDLKFNSLKMKVDSLPMRALSGVVEANGQLEVPPQHEATVTAILGANVTSIKVIEGEKVNKGQALAYLSHPNLTQLQTNYVKSFSRLQYLEKEMQRQKRLYEEEVGSGKTYQETLADFQAMKGEVKGYEAQLKQLNLNISKIQNGDIYQYVPVVSPINGYIEKVLVQVGQFADPQKEMFMIVNTEHIHADLMVFEKDVHKVKEGQKVSFRVESVPGEQLEAEIYSVGKQFEQNPKAVHVHAEIESKEDFLIPGMYINGKIHTESESVKALPEGAIVEDEGKPYIFIAEAHEEDGKTEWAFQPVEVRTGISDEGWVEINLLEPLPEGTKVAWNNAYYLIAEMKKSQTSHSH; this comes from the coding sequence ATGAAGAATCAATTGATATACATTTTGGCACTGCTAATGATAGCCTCTGTATTTACAGGCTGCGGCAGTAAATCGGCTGATACGGCTAAAGAAACCCATGAAAACCATGCAGAAGGTGAAGGCGGTCATGAAGGCGGAGAAAGTAGTCACAGTGAAGAAGAAGTGGGCGTGGTACACTTATCTGACCTTAAGTTTAACAGCCTCAAGATGAAAGTAGACAGCCTGCCCATGCGGGCTTTATCCGGGGTGGTAGAGGCCAACGGACAATTGGAAGTACCCCCACAGCACGAGGCAACTGTTACTGCTATTTTAGGTGCTAATGTAACTTCCATTAAAGTAATTGAAGGTGAGAAGGTGAATAAGGGGCAGGCACTGGCATACCTTTCACACCCCAACCTGACTCAGCTACAAACTAATTATGTAAAATCATTCAGTCGCTTACAATACCTGGAAAAGGAAATGCAACGGCAAAAGCGGCTGTATGAAGAAGAAGTGGGGTCAGGTAAAACCTACCAGGAAACGCTGGCTGATTTTCAGGCCATGAAAGGTGAAGTGAAGGGCTACGAGGCACAATTGAAACAACTCAATTTAAATATCTCCAAAATTCAGAATGGAGACATTTATCAATATGTACCTGTGGTAAGCCCCATTAACGGGTACATTGAAAAGGTACTGGTGCAGGTCGGGCAGTTTGCAGACCCTCAGAAAGAAATGTTCATGATCGTTAACACCGAGCATATACATGCCGACCTGATGGTATTTGAAAAAGACGTTCATAAGGTTAAAGAAGGTCAAAAGGTCTCTTTTAGGGTAGAATCGGTGCCGGGGGAGCAGCTAGAGGCTGAGATCTACTCTGTTGGTAAACAGTTTGAGCAAAACCCTAAAGCGGTGCATGTACATGCGGAAATTGAAAGTAAAGAAGACTTCCTAATCCCCGGTATGTACATTAATGGAAAAATCCATACCGAGAGTGAATCTGTAAAGGCTTTGCCTGAAGGGGCCATTGTGGAGGATGAAGGTAAGCCTTATATTTTTATAGCTGAGGCACACGAGGAAGACGGAAAAACCGAATGGGCTTTTCAGCCGGTAGAGGTACGCACCGGAATATCGGATGAAGGTTGGGTAGAAATCAATCTGCTGGAGCCTTTGCCGGAGGGTACAAAAGTGGCTTGGAATAATGCATATTATCTGATTGCTGAGATGAAAAAAAGCCAGACTTCACATAGTCACTAA
- a CDS encoding CusA/CzcA family heavy metal efflux RND transporter, translating to MINKIISFSIKNKFIVGLLTLALIGVGIYSMSTVNLGSVPDITNNQVQVITVSPNLATEDIEQFVTYPVELAMGNLPGVDEIRSISRFGLSVVTIVFEDDMGTYLPRQLVQEKLNELQETIPQKFGSPTMGPISTGLGQIYEYTIQPQEGYESQYSPMELRTIQEWIVKRQLTLLDGVVEVNSFGGYIKQYEVAINPEKLNAMNVSISEVYEALARNNVNTGGAYIEKNRMSNFIRGEGLVRSLDDIRKIVITTENGLPITIGDVAEKVHFGNQVRYGAFTQDGKEAVGGIIMMLKGSNPNAVIQNVKERMEEVEKSLPEGLAINSIIDRSDLISRTTDTVKQNLIEGALIVIFALVILLGSLRGGIITATTIPLSLLFAFILMKQFNVWANLMSLGAIDFGIIIDGAVIIIEGTVYEIQKRIRSGKIKFNQVVMDEVAYDAGSTMMSSAFFGQIIILIVFAPILFLTGVEGKMFQPMAYTFGFAMIGAIILCLTYVPMMSALFMKPIQNKKNWFGRFERWLEKVSDKIIGGIQYAYLPLLKSALRFKAVVIIVAIVLLGLAGFIFSRMGGEFVPQLDEGDIAMQALIRPGSSLSESKDVSIKIEELLLKSFPEIKTVTARIGVADIPTDPMPMDIADMYLILEKDKDQWVSAETKDELIEQIKDKLETNMTGVNLVFTQPVELRFNELLEGVREDIAVKLYGEDLEMLSAKVQEMADIISTVPGAGDVNPERTSGLPQMTVRYNRDKVAQYGLDIQKLNEYVSTAFAGGVAGVIFEGEKRFDLVIRFDEAHRKSIDDLRTLYIDLPDGTQVPIKEVADISYVPGPMQISRDNTYRRTYVGVNVRGRDVESVVNDIQEKLDSELDLPAGYYISYGGEFENLQRAKQRLQIVVPIALFLIFVLLYFALKSFSQSIMIYIAIPLAAIGGVFALWLRDMPFSISAGVGFIVLFGVAVLNGLVLINRFNSLKEEGVTSIRDRILTGTKERIRPIMLTATTDIFGFLPMAFSASAGAEVQRPLATVVIGGMLTATLLTLVVLPVLYTFVEGRSDKRKGLQTPNTNLILVLFMVSGLVGLPSLANAQRSQENLTERQSDYDSLPTITLEQAKKKAIESYPKIQLARLEIENQEVLKKTAWDFGNTQVFTGREEVGSGSEVSSGGVYTQIGIQQQQIDVFGIAPRLRLQKERVALAEDALNLSVIELEREVSRAWAQVYTTKSQYLVYEQLDSLFIDIERAARIRLETEATSKLEYLATSNQANQVQIQKEQAYRDYLSALQRLNLWFANDTLFNVPDIATNQLDQPLNYMADSLMNHPMLNVSRQQVDVANAMIKERRAQFLPQLQGQYGKQQVDGQSGFYTYQIGIRIPLLFGPELGRTQSAKIQRDIAGQNLRQTQMELNTAYQNMRERYLKWRNSWVYYREEALPLAREQQAGAVTAYREGAIDYVTFLQNIRDAIRIEVDSWDAFGNYLDSRYQLEYYLKTSN from the coding sequence ATGATCAATAAAATCATTTCTTTTTCTATAAAGAATAAATTCATTGTGGGCTTGCTTACGCTGGCCCTCATCGGAGTAGGTATCTACTCCATGTCCACGGTCAACCTGGGATCGGTACCGGACATTACAAATAATCAGGTGCAGGTAATCACTGTTTCTCCCAACCTGGCTACTGAGGATATAGAGCAATTTGTTACTTATCCGGTAGAGTTAGCCATGGGTAATTTGCCGGGAGTAGATGAAATCCGCTCTATTTCGAGGTTTGGTCTGTCAGTAGTTACAATAGTGTTTGAAGACGACATGGGCACCTATCTGCCCCGACAACTAGTTCAGGAAAAGTTAAATGAATTACAAGAGACTATTCCACAAAAATTCGGCAGCCCTACTATGGGGCCAATTTCTACTGGGTTGGGTCAGATTTACGAATATACTATCCAACCTCAAGAGGGCTATGAGTCACAGTATTCTCCTATGGAGCTACGCACTATTCAGGAATGGATTGTTAAACGACAACTTACTCTACTAGATGGAGTGGTTGAGGTCAATTCATTCGGTGGTTATATTAAACAATATGAAGTAGCCATTAATCCGGAAAAGCTCAATGCAATGAATGTGAGCATTTCCGAAGTATATGAGGCATTGGCTAGAAATAATGTCAATACTGGGGGCGCCTACATTGAAAAAAACAGGATGTCAAACTTCATTCGTGGTGAGGGCTTGGTGCGTTCTCTTGACGACATCCGTAAAATCGTTATTACAACGGAAAATGGCCTTCCGATTACTATTGGTGATGTTGCAGAAAAGGTACACTTTGGTAACCAGGTAAGGTATGGGGCCTTTACACAGGATGGGAAAGAAGCAGTAGGTGGCATTATTATGATGCTTAAAGGTTCCAATCCAAATGCCGTGATCCAAAATGTGAAAGAACGCATGGAAGAGGTAGAAAAATCTCTTCCTGAGGGACTGGCTATCAATTCAATAATAGACAGAAGTGACCTGATATCAAGAACGACTGACACTGTGAAGCAAAACCTGATAGAGGGAGCTTTAATTGTAATTTTTGCTTTGGTAATCTTGTTGGGGAGTTTACGAGGTGGGATAATTACTGCCACCACTATTCCTCTTTCTTTATTATTTGCCTTCATCTTGATGAAGCAGTTCAATGTATGGGCCAACCTGATGAGCTTGGGAGCTATTGATTTCGGGATCATCATTGATGGTGCGGTGATTATTATTGAAGGTACAGTATACGAAATCCAGAAGCGCATCCGATCAGGGAAGATAAAGTTTAACCAGGTTGTAATGGATGAGGTGGCGTATGATGCCGGCAGTACGATGATGAGTTCTGCTTTTTTCGGACAGATTATTATTTTGATTGTCTTTGCTCCGATACTTTTCCTTACAGGGGTAGAAGGTAAAATGTTTCAACCTATGGCCTACACCTTTGGTTTTGCCATGATTGGAGCCATTATATTATGCCTGACTTACGTGCCCATGATGTCGGCACTATTCATGAAACCTATTCAGAATAAAAAGAATTGGTTTGGTCGTTTTGAACGGTGGTTAGAGAAAGTTAGCGACAAGATTATTGGCGGTATTCAATATGCTTACCTTCCATTACTTAAAAGTGCGCTGCGTTTCAAAGCTGTGGTAATTATTGTTGCTATTGTATTGCTAGGGCTTGCTGGGTTTATTTTCTCACGTATGGGGGGCGAGTTTGTACCACAATTAGATGAAGGGGACATTGCTATGCAGGCACTCATCCGACCTGGAAGTTCTTTGAGTGAGTCAAAAGACGTGTCTATCAAAATTGAAGAATTGTTATTAAAGAGCTTTCCGGAAATTAAGACGGTAACGGCCCGTATAGGAGTGGCAGATATTCCTACCGACCCCATGCCCATGGACATTGCTGATATGTATCTCATTTTGGAAAAAGATAAAGACCAGTGGGTATCTGCCGAGACCAAGGATGAGTTGATAGAGCAAATCAAGGATAAGTTAGAAACTAACATGACCGGAGTAAATCTGGTCTTTACCCAGCCGGTGGAATTACGGTTCAATGAGTTGCTGGAAGGTGTCCGGGAAGATATTGCTGTCAAACTTTATGGCGAAGATCTGGAGATGCTGTCAGCCAAAGTTCAGGAGATGGCAGATATCATTTCTACAGTGCCTGGAGCAGGAGATGTAAACCCGGAAAGAACGTCAGGACTACCGCAAATGACTGTCCGTTATAACCGGGATAAAGTAGCGCAATATGGACTAGATATCCAGAAGCTCAATGAGTACGTAAGCACAGCTTTTGCCGGTGGTGTAGCCGGGGTGATCTTTGAAGGCGAAAAACGATTTGACCTGGTTATCCGCTTTGATGAAGCTCACCGAAAGAGCATAGACGACCTGCGCACCTTATATATTGACCTTCCGGATGGTACACAGGTTCCGATTAAGGAGGTAGCAGACATTAGTTACGTGCCTGGACCCATGCAGATTTCTCGGGACAATACCTACAGAAGAACCTATGTCGGAGTGAATGTAAGAGGCCGGGATGTAGAGTCGGTAGTCAATGATATACAGGAAAAGCTGGATAGTGAGCTGGATTTGCCAGCAGGCTATTATATTTCCTACGGAGGTGAATTTGAAAACCTTCAGAGAGCCAAGCAACGCTTGCAGATCGTGGTGCCAATAGCCCTGTTTCTCATCTTTGTACTACTCTACTTTGCGCTTAAATCTTTCTCACAATCCATAATGATTTACATCGCCATTCCTTTGGCAGCCATTGGAGGTGTGTTTGCCCTTTGGTTGAGAGACATGCCATTTAGTATCTCGGCTGGTGTCGGATTTATTGTGCTCTTCGGTGTGGCCGTGCTCAATGGCCTGGTTTTGATCAACCGCTTCAATTCGCTAAAAGAAGAAGGTGTGACCAGTATCAGGGACCGTATTCTAACCGGAACAAAAGAACGAATCAGACCTATTATGCTAACAGCGACAACAGATATTTTCGGCTTCTTGCCCATGGCATTTTCAGCCTCTGCAGGTGCCGAAGTACAGCGACCCTTAGCTACCGTAGTGATAGGGGGAATGCTGACAGCGACATTGCTTACGCTGGTAGTTCTACCTGTACTTTACACTTTTGTAGAAGGAAGAAGCGACAAAAGGAAAGGGCTTCAAACCCCAAACACCAATCTGATTCTTGTATTGTTCATGGTGAGTGGCCTTGTTGGATTACCTTCCCTTGCGAATGCCCAGCGGTCGCAAGAGAATTTAACAGAGAGACAAAGTGATTACGATAGTCTGCCTACGATCACCCTGGAACAAGCTAAAAAGAAAGCGATTGAAAGCTATCCGAAAATTCAATTGGCACGCTTGGAGATTGAAAACCAGGAGGTTTTAAAGAAAACCGCCTGGGATTTTGGCAACACGCAGGTATTTACCGGACGAGAAGAGGTTGGTAGTGGTTCAGAGGTAAGTTCTGGCGGAGTATATACCCAAATAGGTATCCAGCAGCAGCAAATTGATGTTTTTGGCATAGCACCTAGGCTTAGGTTGCAGAAAGAAAGAGTGGCACTCGCTGAAGATGCCCTCAACCTGTCAGTGATTGAACTGGAGCGAGAAGTGAGCCGGGCCTGGGCACAAGTGTATACCACCAAAAGTCAGTATCTGGTGTATGAACAACTTGATTCTTTATTTATAGATATAGAGCGGGCAGCCCGGATCAGATTGGAGACAGAAGCTACGTCCAAGCTGGAGTACCTGGCCACCTCCAACCAGGCCAACCAGGTACAGATTCAAAAAGAGCAGGCGTATCGGGACTATCTGAGTGCACTACAAAGGCTAAACCTGTGGTTTGCCAACGATACACTCTTTAACGTACCAGACATAGCCACCAATCAATTGGATCAGCCTTTGAACTATATGGCAGATTCGCTGATGAACCATCCGATGTTAAATGTATCCCGGCAGCAGGTGGATGTCGCAAATGCTATGATAAAAGAACGGAGAGCACAATTTCTGCCGCAGCTGCAGGGGCAATATGGTAAACAGCAGGTAGATGGGCAATCCGGCTTTTACACATACCAAATAGGTATTAGAATACCATTACTTTTTGGGCCTGAGTTGGGAAGGACCCAGTCAGCTAAAATCCAAAGGGATATTGCCGGGCAAAACCTAAGGCAAACCCAGATGGAATTGAATACCGCTTATCAAAACATGCGGGAGCGGTATTTGAAGTGGCGCAATTCATGGGTTTACTATCGCGAAGAGGCGCTACCACTAGCCAGGGAGCAACAGGCTGGAGCAGTTACCGCTTATCGCGAAGGAGCCATAGATTATGTGACGTTTCTGCAAAACATCCGTGACGCGATACGTATTGAGGTGGACTCCTGGGATGCTTTTGGTAACTACCTGGATAGCCGCTACCAATTGGAATACTATTTAAAGACATCAAATTAA
- a CDS encoding DUF6660 family protein: MKIACYILSFYFIALSGVACADTIPEDSQNSVTIVDIGNPGHNHHSTNGWDGCTPFCVCHCCHLHFFPASGVVFSHPLKLPQVYSSFRQDFGNLKLHDFLKPPRA, encoded by the coding sequence ATGAAAATCGCATGCTACATATTGAGTTTTTACTTTATAGCCCTTTCAGGGGTGGCATGTGCGGATACTATTCCCGAAGATTCTCAAAACAGTGTAACAATAGTTGATATCGGCAACCCAGGGCATAACCACCATTCCACTAACGGGTGGGATGGGTGTACTCCTTTCTGTGTGTGCCATTGCTGCCACCTTCATTTTTTTCCTGCTTCTGGTGTTGTTTTCTCACATCCTTTGAAGCTCCCACAAGTTTATTCTTCTTTTCGTCAGGACTTCGGAAACCTGAAACTTCACGATTTTCTCAAACCTCCTCGAGCTTAA
- a CDS encoding ubiquinol-cytochrome c reductase iron-sulfur subunit: protein MDRKEFLRLMGGSCLAAAGITTFFSGCTSIHKVSALISDNKLKLSKSEFSTDQEKLLEVVLVRATSLAFPIALYRINPKEYIALWMECTHKGCEVNAQPNYLVCPCHGSEFDSKGNVLQGPAETNLKTFNTSTDHENIYIHL, encoded by the coding sequence ATGGACAGGAAAGAATTTCTAAGATTAATGGGAGGCTCTTGCTTAGCAGCAGCTGGAATCACCACTTTTTTTTCAGGCTGTACGTCTATTCATAAAGTGAGTGCCTTGATAAGCGATAATAAGCTGAAGTTATCAAAAAGTGAATTTTCTACCGACCAGGAAAAACTCCTGGAAGTAGTACTGGTAAGAGCAACCTCTTTGGCCTTTCCTATTGCCTTATACAGAATCAATCCTAAGGAATACATCGCACTATGGATGGAGTGTACGCATAAAGGGTGCGAAGTAAATGCACAACCCAATTACCTCGTCTGCCCCTGTCACGGAAGTGAATTTGATTCAAAGGGCAATGTATTGCAGGGCCCTGCAGAAACTAACCTCAAAACCTTTAATACAAGCACAGATCATGAAAACATCTACATTCATTTATAA
- a CDS encoding di-heme oxidoredictase family protein has product MINIKIKYLVLVFLVPLSFYSCEEVFPEAPAENELLDGPMEDLAYSEQNRFLAGDVAFNDEVFTPENGLGPMFVATSCGSCHPGDGKGHPFTTLTRFGQTSPNQSSNIPPGAPQLQNRAIPGFEPERLPSGVPFMKFTPPAVTGLGLLAALTDAQILENADPNDDDGDGISGIPNYITPPDYFQPQWFHQSFSGKYIGRFGKKAAAIDLLQQTATAYNQDMGVTSTFESLDVATNLSVDPEVSDQTIRDVVFYLRTLKAPIQRESDASDVIRGQQIFTDIKCGSCHIPSWTTPESDIGALSNKTFYPYTDLLLHDMGPGLDDGATEGSAETYEWRTPPLWGLGLSQDSQGGELFLMHDGRAKTIEEAINMHGGEASTSRDSFEQLSKTDKQKLLTFLKSL; this is encoded by the coding sequence ATGATAAACATAAAAATAAAGTATCTGGTTTTGGTTTTTTTGGTGCCCTTGTCGTTTTATTCATGCGAAGAGGTATTTCCTGAAGCACCAGCAGAAAATGAATTGTTGGACGGTCCAATGGAAGATCTTGCATATTCAGAGCAGAACAGGTTTTTGGCTGGAGATGTAGCCTTCAATGATGAGGTTTTTACACCAGAGAATGGTTTGGGACCTATGTTTGTAGCCACCTCCTGTGGAAGCTGTCATCCGGGAGATGGAAAAGGGCATCCTTTCACCACACTTACACGATTTGGGCAGACATCACCCAATCAGAGTTCCAATATTCCACCAGGAGCACCACAGCTGCAGAATAGGGCCATTCCGGGATTTGAGCCGGAGAGGCTACCCTCCGGGGTTCCATTTATGAAGTTTACTCCTCCCGCAGTTACCGGTCTTGGACTGTTAGCGGCCCTCACAGATGCACAAATCCTTGAAAATGCCGATCCTAATGATGATGATGGAGATGGTATCTCCGGGATCCCCAATTATATTACTCCTCCCGATTACTTTCAACCGCAATGGTTTCATCAATCCTTCAGTGGTAAATACATTGGGCGTTTCGGAAAGAAGGCTGCCGCCATTGACTTGTTGCAACAAACTGCCACCGCATATAACCAGGATATGGGCGTGACATCTACATTTGAGTCGCTAGATGTGGCCACCAACCTCTCAGTGGATCCGGAAGTAAGCGATCAGACTATAAGGGACGTAGTTTTTTATTTAAGAACGCTTAAAGCACCCATTCAAAGGGAATCCGATGCTTCTGATGTTATTCGGGGTCAACAAATCTTCACTGATATTAAGTGTGGCTCATGTCATATCCCCTCCTGGACAACTCCTGAATCAGATATTGGAGCTCTCAGCAATAAGACTTTTTATCCTTATACAGATTTGTTGCTGCACGATATGGGACCTGGTCTCGATGATGGAGCTACGGAAGGTTCAGCAGAAACGTATGAATGGCGAACCCCACCACTCTGGGGACTTGGTCTTTCACAGGATTCCCAAGGAGGTGAGTTGTTTCTGATGCACGATGGACGTGCAAAAACGATTGAAGAAGCTATAAATATGCATGGTGGGGAAGCATCCACCAGCCGGGACAGCTTTGAGCAACTCAGCAAAACAGATAAGCAAAAACTCCTCACATTTCTTAAATCTCTTTAG
- a CDS encoding metal-dependent transcriptional regulator has translation MSTTGENYLKAIFFLEETATSVTVSAVAEKIQNSPASASDMLRRLYEKGLIEDKNNITLTDQGSFLAKLIIRKHRLWETFLVETLNFKWDEVHTIAEQLEHVQSSLFRERLERFLEYPERDPHVDPIPDKDGNFPN, from the coding sequence ATATCAACTACAGGCGAGAATTACCTCAAGGCAATCTTCTTTCTTGAAGAAACTGCGACCTCTGTCACGGTGAGTGCTGTAGCCGAAAAAATTCAGAACAGTCCTGCTTCGGCTTCAGACATGCTCAGGCGACTCTATGAAAAAGGTTTGATAGAGGATAAGAATAATATTACTTTAACAGATCAGGGGAGTTTTCTGGCAAAACTAATCATACGAAAACATCGGCTCTGGGAGACTTTTCTCGTAGAAACACTGAACTTTAAATGGGATGAAGTACATACTATTGCTGAGCAGCTAGAGCATGTTCAATCATCTTTATTCAGAGAAAGACTGGAGCGATTTCTTGAGTATCCTGAAAGAGATCCGCATGTCGATCCTATACCAGATAAAGACGGTAACTTTCCGAATTAG
- a CDS encoding heavy-metal-associated domain-containing protein encodes MNTLKFKTNINCSGCLSKVTPFLNEEKDIQKWEVNLESENRVLTVETSNLNAEEVKKTVQKAGFNAEVI; translated from the coding sequence ATGAATACTTTAAAATTCAAAACGAACATTAATTGCAGTGGGTGCCTCTCCAAAGTTACGCCCTTCCTGAACGAGGAAAAGGACATTCAAAAATGGGAGGTTAATCTTGAAAGTGAAAACCGTGTGCTTACCGTTGAAACTTCAAACCTCAATGCGGAAGAAGTAAAGAAAACAGTTCAGAAAGCCGGCTTTAATGCTGAGGTTATTTGA
- a CDS encoding heavy metal translocating P-type ATPase, with product MDTIVAPRKTVKKESFPVTGMTCASCASSVESILSHIDGVSQASVNFASNSVLVEHDPSVSPLDLQNALRSVGYDLIIDEENPSQAQEERQRQHYLEVRNRTIWSALLTFPVFILGMFYMNWMPGQWISLLLTIPILFYFGKNFFINAFKQAKHGKANMDTLVALSTGIAFVFSLFNTLFPDFWHARGIHPHVYYEAATVIITFISLGKLLEEKAKSNTSSAIKKLMGLQPKTLRAIINGEELEIPIASVQKGNTILVRPGEKIPVDGAVLSGSSYIDESMITGEPVPVAKIKGDKVFAGTVNQKGSFQFEAEKVGGETLLSQIIKMVQEAQGSKAPVQKLVDKIAGIFVPVVMGISIFTFIVWMTVGGDDAFTHALLTSVAVLVIACPCALGLATPTAIMVGVGKGAENNILIKDAESLELGHKVNAIVLDKTGTITEGKPTVTNLYWSEKAHEAYHAAVLLALETQSEHPLADAVVKKLKEKGVQRETLKDFDSLTGKGVKASDTAGKTYYIGNGKLMQEYQINIPQHIQQKAGEWQKEAKTVVFFSDDVEVLAVLAIADKIKATSRSAVEKLKKLGVEVYMLTGDNNQTARAVAAQVGLTDFKGEVLPSDKADFVRELQSKGKVVAMVGDGINDSQALAQANVSIAMGHGSDIAMDVAKMTLITSDLESIPKALKLSSKTVKGIRQNLFWAFIYNVIGIPIAAGILYPVNGFLLDPMIAGAAMALSSVSVVANSLRLKTTKI from the coding sequence ATGGATACAATCGTTGCACCAAGAAAAACCGTAAAGAAGGAATCATTTCCAGTGACTGGAATGACCTGTGCGTCCTGTGCTTCAAGTGTGGAGTCCATTTTATCCCATATCGATGGGGTCTCCCAAGCCAGTGTGAATTTTGCTTCCAACTCCGTATTGGTAGAACACGATCCATCTGTTAGTCCGCTTGATTTGCAAAATGCCCTGCGAAGTGTCGGTTATGACCTTATCATCGATGAGGAAAACCCTTCTCAGGCTCAGGAAGAAAGACAGCGCCAACACTATCTGGAGGTGCGTAATCGAACCATTTGGTCTGCGCTTTTGACATTTCCAGTATTTATTTTGGGCATGTTTTATATGAACTGGATGCCGGGACAATGGATTTCGTTGCTGCTTACCATCCCCATCCTGTTTTATTTCGGCAAAAACTTTTTTATTAATGCCTTCAAGCAAGCCAAACACGGTAAGGCGAATATGGATACCTTGGTAGCATTAAGTACAGGTATTGCCTTTGTTTTCAGTTTGTTCAATACTCTTTTTCCAGATTTCTGGCACGCCCGAGGCATTCATCCACATGTGTACTACGAGGCGGCTACTGTTATCATTACCTTCATTTCTTTAGGGAAGCTGTTGGAAGAAAAAGCCAAGTCAAATACTTCATCCGCGATTAAAAAGTTGATGGGACTGCAGCCCAAAACCTTGAGAGCCATTATCAACGGCGAAGAGCTGGAAATCCCGATTGCGTCGGTCCAAAAAGGAAATACGATTTTGGTACGCCCGGGAGAGAAAATTCCGGTGGATGGGGCAGTTTTGTCCGGTAGTTCCTATATAGATGAAAGCATGATCACTGGTGAACCGGTACCGGTGGCTAAAATCAAAGGGGATAAAGTATTTGCCGGCACCGTTAACCAGAAAGGGAGCTTCCAGTTTGAGGCCGAGAAAGTAGGAGGAGAAACCCTGCTTTCACAGATCATCAAAATGGTGCAGGAAGCCCAGGGCAGCAAAGCTCCGGTGCAGAAACTCGTGGACAAGATCGCCGGGATATTTGTGCCGGTGGTGATGGGGATTTCCATCTTTACCTTTATCGTATGGATGACGGTGGGCGGGGATGATGCATTCACCCATGCCCTGTTGACCTCGGTAGCAGTGTTGGTGATTGCCTGTCCCTGTGCTTTGGGACTTGCTACCCCTACGGCCATTATGGTAGGAGTAGGAAAAGGAGCAGAAAACAATATCCTGATCAAAGATGCTGAGAGCTTGGAACTTGGCCATAAGGTTAATGCTATTGTATTGGACAAAACCGGCACCATCACAGAAGGTAAACCTACCGTTACCAATCTGTATTGGTCGGAGAAGGCACATGAAGCCTATCATGCGGCTGTGCTGCTTGCTCTGGAGACACAGTCTGAGCATCCATTGGCCGATGCGGTAGTGAAAAAACTAAAAGAAAAAGGTGTTCAACGGGAAACATTAAAGGACTTTGACAGCCTCACCGGAAAGGGGGTGAAGGCCTCTGATACTGCAGGTAAGACGTACTATATCGGTAATGGAAAACTGATGCAGGAATATCAAATAAATATCCCGCAGCACATCCAGCAAAAAGCAGGTGAGTGGCAAAAGGAAGCAAAAACCGTGGTTTTCTTTTCAGATGATGTAGAGGTGCTGGCAGTTTTGGCAATAGCTGATAAGATAAAGGCGACATCCAGATCGGCTGTTGAGAAATTGAAAAAACTAGGTGTAGAGGTTTATATGCTCACGGGAGATAACAACCAAACTGCACGGGCAGTAGCCGCCCAGGTGGGTCTGACTGATTTTAAGGGAGAAGTATTGCCCTCTGATAAAGCTGATTTTGTAAGAGAACTGCAATCCAAAGGAAAGGTGGTGGCGATGGTGGGTGATGGGATCAATGATTCGCAGGCGCTTGCACAGGCAAACGTGAGTATTGCTATGGGGCACGGATCGGACATAGCTATGGACGTGGCTAAAATGACGCTGATCACTTCTGACCTGGAATCTATACCCAAAGCCCTTAAGCTGTCTTCCAAAACTGTGAAGGGAATCCGCCAAAACCTTTTCTGGGCTTTTATTTACAATGTAATAGGTATTCCTATTGCTGCTGGGATACTATATCCAGTTAATGGATTTTTGCTTGATCCAATGATTGCAGGGGCGGCAATGGCGCTGAGTTCAGTGTCTGTGGTCGCCAATAGTTTAAGATTGAAAACAACTAAGATTTAA